The following are encoded together in the Mycteria americana isolate JAX WOST 10 ecotype Jacksonville Zoo and Gardens chromosome 2, USCA_MyAme_1.0, whole genome shotgun sequence genome:
- the CCDC201 gene encoding coiled-coil domain-containing protein 201 — protein MSSNKPDLKMSEEEDSFLNVKRSLKKRMVKHSTPVDSMLSRTMPSLTDLTNQTIKDQDFSKRVYGSPVPKSNLSRSLAQVSLVRVEAYIPHMSPKRLSTVFDFQELNGEISQSSRVVFSRRRLSTVLASDESHEEPSDKVVPNMETQAPTKVSEEAAVNPKSGPSWLVTGIPGIKDIPIVKTRKKKIDKALVRKKEREWVLRQLKNIEEATEHELTIEEA, from the exons ATGTCAA gcAATAAACCTGACCTCAAGATGTCGGAGGAAGAAGATTCTTTTCTGAATGTTAAAAGATCTCTCAAAAAGAGAATGGTGAAACACAGCACTCCAGTGGACTCAATGCTTTCAAGAACAATGCCATCTCTTACAGACCTGACAAATCAGACAATCAAGGACCAAGATTTCAGTAAGAGAGTTTATGGATCTCCAGTGCCAAAATCAAATCTAAGTAGATCATTAGCTCAAGTATCATTAGTACGTGTTGAGGCATACATCCCTCATATGTCCCCAAAAAGGCTTTCAACAGTGTTTGACTTTCAAGAATTAAATGGAGAGATAAGCCAAAGCTCTCGGGTTGTATTTTCTAGAAGGAGGCTTTCCACAGTGTTGGCCTCTGATGAATCACATGAAGAGCCAAGTGACAAGGTTGTCCCAAACATGGAAACTCAAGCTCCCACCAAAGTATCTGAGGAGGCTGCAGTAAATCCTAAGAGTGGACCTTCATGGCTTGTTACTGGAATACCAGGGATAAAAGATATCCCAATAGTaaaaaccagaaagaagaaaattgatAAAGCTCTTGTG agaaagaaagaaagagaatgggTGCTTCGTCAACTTAAAAACATTGAGGAAGCTACTGAACATGAACTGACAATTGAAGAAGCTTGA
- the IGFBP1 gene encoding insulin-like growth factor-binding protein 1, whose amino-acid sequence MSTLRSLLRRCWLPSLLLPALLGPRLAAGAALQPMHCAPCTQEKLALCPPVAPGCPEVARQPGCGCCQICALGPGQPCGVYTARCRQGLRCHVPAGEPRPLSALIQGQGTCLPASEAGGMRTAEPADSIEPEDMSLESTEMTQDQLLNYQLMFPIGQDKSIPWNAITAYENMKAKRIAELKKWKEQGPCQKELYRALYKLAKAQQRSGGVIYKFYLPNCNKNGFYHSKQCETSLDGESAGCWCVYPKNGRRIPGSPEMKGDSECQQYLNSQE is encoded by the exons ATGAGTACCCTGCGGTCTCTGCTGCGCCGCTGCTGGCTGCCGTCCCTGCTGCTGCCGGCGCTCCTGggcccccgcctcgccgccgggGCGGCCCTGCAGCCCATGCACTGCGCCCCGTGCACCCAGGAGAAGCTCGCCCTCTGCCCGCCCGTCGCGCCAGGCTGCCCGGAGGTGGCCCGGCAGcccggctgcggctgctgccagATCTGCGCCCTCGGGCCGGGCCAGCCGTGCGGGGTCTACACGGCCCGCTGCCGCCAGGGGCTCCGCTGCCACGTCCCCGCGGGAGAGCCCCGGCCCCTCTCCGCCCTCATCCAGGGGCAAGGGACGTGCCTGCCCGCCAGCGAGGCCGGAGGGATGCGCACGGCTGAGCCGGCAG ACTCTATTGAACCTGAGGATATGTCTTTGGAAAGCACTGAAATGACACAGGATCAGCTGCTGAACTACCAGTTGATGTTTCCCATAGGCCAGGACAAATCCATCCCCTGGAATGCCATCACTGCATatgaaaacatgaaagcaaagagAATAGCTGAACTCAAGAAATGGAAAGAGCAG GGACCTTGTCAGAAGGAGCTCTACAGAGCCCTGTATAAATTGGCAAAGGCGCAGCAGAGAAGCGGAGGGGTGATTTACAAATTCTACTTGCCCAACTGCAACAAGAATGGATTTTACCACAGCAAACAG TGTGAAACTTCACTAGATGGAGAGTCTGCTGGATGCTGGTGTGTCTATccaaaaaatggaagaagaattCCTGGATCTCCAGAAATGAAAGGAGACTCTGAATGCCAACAGTATCTCAACTCACAAGAATAA